A single Thermodesulfobacteriota bacterium DNA region contains:
- a CDS encoding type II CAAX endopeptidase family protein, giving the protein MEAKKIEIKILFLSLAALVLIETAATLSISAIKIPPVVVTGVARLIEAGLIIIIVLAWGQGLPAIGLAPSTMAKGFIRGLFWSAGFGIITCFVFIVLLLADMNPLALIHTRLPVKSWEIVLFFLVAGIIGPVTEEILFRGILYGFFRRWGVVTAVILSSFIFVLAHSTLSVIPLPQIVGGVVFAIAYEKEGSLIVPITIHMLGNMAIFTLSLIY; this is encoded by the coding sequence ATGGAAGCAAAAAAAATTGAAATAAAAATTCTTTTTTTATCTCTCGCCGCCCTTGTATTGATTGAAACCGCAGCAACCCTTTCGATTTCAGCCATAAAAATACCACCCGTGGTTGTCACCGGCGTGGCACGGCTAATTGAAGCCGGGCTGATTATTATCATTGTCCTGGCCTGGGGCCAGGGTCTGCCTGCCATCGGGCTGGCTCCATCCACAATGGCCAAAGGGTTTATAAGGGGGCTTTTTTGGTCGGCTGGTTTTGGGATAATCACCTGCTTTGTCTTTATTGTTTTGTTACTTGCCGATATGAATCCTCTGGCGCTGATACATACCAGACTGCCGGTAAAAAGCTGGGAAATCGTTCTTTTTTTTCTGGTTGCCGGAATAATAGGCCCCGTCACCGAAGAGATTCTTTTTCGCGGGATCCTTTACGGATTTTTTCGAAGATGGGGGGTGGTGACAGCCGTCATTCTGAGCAGTTTTATTTTTGTCTTGGCTCATTCCACCCTTTCCGTCATTCCCCTCCCTCAGATTGTTGGCGGAGTCGTGTTTGCCATTGCCTATGAAAAAGAAGGCAGCCTGATCGTCCCCATCACCATTCATATGCTTGGCAATATGGCCATATTCACCCTTTCTCTGATATAT